Genomic segment of Bacteroidales bacterium:
CAAAGCTCCCAGGGCTGCCAGGGCATATAGGCCAAGAATCAATTTTGCGATTGCCATCTTATTTAAGTTTTATTGCAGTTCCATAAAATAGAATTTCTGCGGCCCCGCGTGCTACCATAGCGGTTGATATTTGTATTCCTACAACTGCATCGGCGTTTAGACTGCGGGCGTCATCTATCATACGCTGGAGGGCCTGCTCGCGGGCATCGGCCTGCAATTGGGTGTATTCTTCTATTTCGCCGCCTACAATGTTTTTCAGTCCGGCCACTATATCACGGCCTACGTTACGGGCTCTTACAGTGCTTCCTCGCACCAGACCAAGTATTTCAGCGATTTCCCTTCCGGGAACAGTGTGTGTTGTTGAAAGAATCATAACTTTAAAGATTTAATGGATGTTATACATTGATACTTTTGTCAGAT
This window contains:
- a CDS encoding YbjQ family protein, which encodes MILSTTHTVPGREIAEILGLVRGSTVRARNVGRDIVAGLKNIVGGEIEEYTQLQADAREQALQRMIDDARSLNADAVVGIQISTAMVARGAAEILFYGTAIKLK